The DNA region TGTTCCACAAGCTGATATAGATATGTTCAATAACATAACAGAAGCTAACTTTAATTTTAGAAAAGCATTTGGTAAAACTTATAATGATAAAACTTCAATCGGATATAGATCATTAAATATTGACGATTTTATCGAACAAGAAGCATTTAGAAAATTTGAATACTTTATTACTTTAGATAGAGCAACAAATAGGTCTGGTGCCAATCTAGATCAAGAGGAGTTTGTTCCTTTTAATGCACCTTTATACTCAAAAGAAATAACCATAACTAATGATAACGACAGAATCAATAGAATTAAAAATAATTATTATGTTTATGCTTTTGATTTTGAAAAGGTTGGTCGTAGAGGTCTTAATTTTAAATTAGGATTTATTAATAAGGCAAATAATTCGATTAGATACAAACTTGATAAAACTTTTTCTTTAATTAATATCGTTAATGATTATGAACAAATTTTATACCCTGAAATAATCTTAAACAATATAAAACGTAGCGATTTACAAATAAATAATGAATTACTTTCATCTAAGAGTGCCTATGACTTTTCAAATGACTTAGAAGCTTTAAATCAAGCCATTACAATTAATGCTCAAGATGGATTCTTAAAACACAATAACTTCAAAATCAAAAAAGATAAATTCAAAATTGTTGAAATTAAAAGAATTAACAATAATACAGCATTTGTAAGATTCGGGACAGAAAAATATGATCATTCTCTAAAAAATAATGAAGTTGTTCATGAAAAAGTAGATATCAAATCAAAAACTTGATTCAAAATATCAGGGTTTAAAAATTCTTTACCTGAACAAAATAACCCTATACAAAATCTTGATTTTGAAAATTCTAATCTCGAGACTACAGTCACTGAAACAGGCATTTTAAGAAAAAGAATTATTGAACAATATTGAAAAGATTTAAATTGAACATTAAATGAAGAAAAAAATATTGCTTCATGAACATTTGATAAAAAATATATTGAAAAAACATTTTTAAATAATTCTAGAAAAAGAAAATTAAATCTACATATATATGGATACAGATTTGTTAATGACTTCAGAAAAAACGATCGTATCAAATCGGAAATAGATGGACTTAATTTCCAACTTGATTTTGAAGAATTATTAACAAAACAAACAGTTATTAAAGAATATACAATACCATCAACAACAATTAAATCTAATCAAGTTCCAGAAATCAAGGTAAAAATTGTGTTTATTTGAAATCCGGAAAAAGGAATCGATGTTTCATTGATAATTCCTGGACGCGATAATAAAATCGTAATCTCACAGCCTGAAAGTGTTAAATTCTCAAGCGATACAGAAGTATTTAATAAGGATCGCGCCTTTGTAATGCTTCCTGGTGGTTCAAAAGTAAGTATAGAATATGAGAACGATGTTGAAGATGAAGATTTTGGGTTGATAACAAACAAATTTGATTATAATGATGTTGATTATAATCAATTAAACCAACCTATATTATTCTCAAACAAAATTGAAGACTTAATGAATAGAACAACTTATAATCCAAATCAAAATGTTAGCTTCAAACTAAATAATGGGTATAAAACAAATCTTGACCACATTAGACTAAAAGACCATAGAAAAGATCCTTATATAGCTAGCGTATGAGCAAGAACTATGAGATACACTCAAGGTACAGCTACTATGATAGGTAAGGTAAGTAAAGATCCAAAAGACGGAAGATTCTATATGCTTACAAATCACCATGTTCAAGGTATGGATGACAAGGTAAATAATTGAGAAGACTATAGCGGAGAGAATTTCTTAAAAGAATACACAAATACTGCTGATCGTCGCTTAAAACTTTACTTTAATGTTCCGTATGAATATGTTGGAAACAATATAAATCCAGGCCCAAACACAGATGGTAGAGGGTGAGGATATAGTTATGTTAGTGATAATGTTAGAAACCCTGGATTTAGCGTTTCTACAACACTAGTTTGAACAGGTAGAAAACAACTTGATAAATATACAGGAACAAAAACTATTGATGCAGACTTGACCGTAATTGTTTGAGATATTAACCCTATAATTAAAGCCTTAAAAGCTAGAGGTATGATGCATGTTGCTAAACATATAGAAAATTGATTTAATCTACCAGAACTAAAATTCAATTGACAAGGATCAAAATATTCATTCATCCCTGGGCCACACACAAAGGATATAGTTCATATAGGGTATCCACTTGGTGATCAATCAGGATATATTAACCATAGAGCAAAAACAACAGAAAATTCTGTTGCTGTGTCAATTCAAAATGATTATAGTTTTGTTCGTATTACTGGTGGTAATTCAGGATCAGGATTCTTTATCGGAGAAAATGAATATGCCTCAACTCTTTATGGTGGTCATTTAGGTAGAGAGCTTTATGGAAGAAATTATGATACTGAAGAGTTCAATTATTTTGGAATTAACTGAAATAATGAAGATCCACTTACATTAAAAAATAAAAGATCTTTTGGTTCAATGATATTAAGAGCGAATGTTAAAGATCCTAATGCATATGCATTACCATGATTTTTTAAAGAAGTAAAATAGAAAAAATGCACAAGAGTGCATTTTTTTATTTAATCTTTCATTCTAATTTTTCATCAGGGTTTCCCAATCTACCAAAGTAGTATGATCCAAAAGAATCCCTATCTTTTAAAATTATACTTTGTAATCTTAATTCTTTTGTTTCTGAATCAAGTAGTTTCTTAGAAGGTTTAATTTCTAAAATTGTATTTTCTTTATCCCCATTTGCCTTTGTAAGAACAGTTACATCAATTTCATCATCGTTCGCATTATTCCCTGGAGTTAAATCTTTTATAATTCCTAAAGCAAATTCTTTAGATTTTATATTGTCACTAAACTCTAAATATATCTTTTTATCAGAAATATAAGAGTCTACTATATTAGGGAATAAAGATTCTTCTGTCTTTGTATTTTTTGTAACAGGGTTTTCAAAAACATATTCTTTATCCATGTATTTTATACTTTTAATAAAGAAATCAGTAACTTTTTGCGATTCAGCATTTCCTTTTTGTGAACTTGCAGGTACTGGTAATATGCCTTTAGCAATCAATTTACCTTCATTTCATGATAAAAGAATGTCAATTGGTCTTTCTGTCTCATATGTTGGAACATTTTCATCCCCTACTTTTCCTAGACCATAAATTATTTTTGCAGGCTTCTCGGTTGGTGTGCTTGTTAAACCTTCTACACTTTCTGCATTAGAAACCCCATTAAAGTCAATTGTTACTAATTTTAAACTTCTTAATCTTTTACTTTCTTCGCTAACTCCCGGTAAATCCACTAATTTTAAATCATCTTTCAAATTAATGCGTAATTTAGATTTATCATTTTTAAACATTGGATCATCAAATAAATAAATATGATAATTTCCTGATTTTCTTAAAATAATTTTGTTCAATTCTGCATATAATGCCTTTTCATCTTTATAATTCTTGCTTACAGAAAGTTCCAATACAGAGTTTTTGTCTGATCCTTTTCTTTTTACAACTTTTCATGTTAAATCATCAAAACCAAGTTCTGATTTTTTATTACCGTTTTTCAAAGCAGTTAATGAAAATTCGTGTTTAGAAATATCCTCATCAAATTCTATATAAATTTTCTTGTTAATAGAATAAATATCAACAATATTGGCCGCATTTTCATAAGGCTTAGCAAGAATTTCGTTAGATACAACATATTTTTTGTTGTTGTATGTAATAGATTTTACTTTATATTCTTTCAAATCTAAAACTTTGCCATCTATATAAGATTGTTGTGGCAAGGAAACTATCCCTTTTACTTCTAGTTTGTTAATATCCTTTTTATATGTAAGGAAAACATATTCTGAAAGATCGATATTTTTTAATGTCTCTTCTTTATTATTTACCTTAACTTCAAAAGAAATGGAAATTTGTTTCTTTGAATTTGTTAATTGCTTTACATCTTCGAAATCATCTCCTTCAACATTAAATAAAAAATCTTTCAATGTCATTCTCAACGACTTAAACCTTGATGACTCATCTGCTAAATCTGGTAAGTCTACGCTATCATATGTTCTTGTTGGTGTAGATGATGAAGTACCTGGATTCTCATGAGTATTCCCTCCATTTGTTGGTGGTTGAGGTGTAGGTTTTGGTTCTTCAACAGGGGGTTGAGGCTTTTCAACCGGTGGTTGAGGTGTAGGTTTTGGTTCTTTGTCTTTGTTTGTTTCCGTTGGGCTACATGATATAAATAAAGGAAGTGAAGCACAACTTAAAGACCCTAATATTAAAATTTTTGATAATCTTTTTTTCATTTTTCTCTCCTATCATTATCTTTCTTTTTTATTATACGCTTTTTTCGATTTTTAAAACAAAACATGGAAATTACCATATTTTATAAAAAAGACCTAAAAACTTATTAATTTATTGATTTAAAAAGTTTTTTTGAATTAATTTTTAATTAATACTTAGATAAAAATAAAAGAAAATAAAAATATCCAGAATAATCTGAATATTTTCGTCCACTAAATAAATTTAATTATTTTTCTTTTTAGGCAAGTATTTTTTTACAAAAAAACCACCTAAAACACCTAGAGTGACAATCGTAAATAAAACCCCTAATACAATGAATGTTTTATTTGTTGTCTTGCTATATTCTTCATTCTTCGAATTTTCTTTATTATAAAGAATAATATCTTTTTTAATTTCATCTAATATATTATGATTATAAGCACGTTGAATTCTTTCCGAAAAAATATTATAAACATTCTTATTATCTATATTTTTTATGAGATTATTTAGAACTTCTTTATACTTAATTAGTTCATTTTTATAATTTATATCATTTAAATTATAAACATCATTTAAGAAGTTTAGAATATCATTTTCATTATTGCTTAAGCTATTTAATCTTTGAATCAATTGGTCTTCTATTATTTTATCTGAAATCATAGCTATCTTCGATCTAACAACATCTTTTTGAATTTTAAATTCTTTTTTAGAATTTTCGATTTCTTTTATAAAATCAAAAACCTTTTGTTCACTTATATTATTTTTTTGTATAGCGTTGTAAGCATTTGTTAAAGAATTATTATAACTAACTGTACTTTCTGGAACCATTAAATCAAAAAGGTGTAAATAATTATGTTCTAGATAGTTATCAAGCGGTTTTAATATACTTGTTTTTGTATTCTTATATTCATTTAAAGAAAGCACTAATTTGTTACTTTCTTGTTGAATAAAGCTTAAATCATTATTTTCTTTTTCTAAAATAGACTCTGTTTCAGATATTGCTTTATTAAGATTTCTAATTGCATTTTCTCAATTAACTGAATCTCTAGATGAGATTTCTTTTGCCTCTTTTAGTAACTTTTTAAGTGAAGATATCTCAAATCCAGTGTAGTTATACTCAAGAGAATTATAAACTCTATAATATTCTTGGATTAAATCAAAATAGTTAGCTGGCGTGAAATTACTTTCTAATAGCGATTTTCTCAAATCTTCTGCTTTAGAATCAAGTTCTTCTAAACCATTAGACTTATACATATCTCGGTTAATTTGTTTATGCATATTAAATAAATCACTAGCTATAGCTCTTTGTTTAACCGAAAATTCTAATGAATTCTTAGCTTCACCTAATAGATTTATACTTTCAGATTCATCATTGATTGAAAAATTGTCTAAATCTTTTAAAGATGTTTCTATCTTATTCACTAAATTTAAATACTTAGAAAAAGATTTTGATGTATAAAAGTTATTTTTATTGTTTATTTTTTCTTTGATTGCTTCTTCAAGTAAGGTTCCGTTAGATTTTAACTCCGCATGACTTATTATAAATCTTAAATTATTTTTTAAATCTTCAATTGAACTTTGAGAAACAAATCCAGAATCTATAACTTTTTTCGCTTTGTTTTTGACTAAATTAAACTTTTCTTTATCAACATTTATTCAATTAGTAAAATTTTCTGGTTCAGTTTCAATAAGATTTTGAAGTTCACTTTTATCAACAATTGATGAAGATTTATCAATAGGCAAGATTTCGTTAATAATTGGTAAATCATCTTTTCACGTTATTATTATTTCTAAAAGTTTTTTATTAATGTTAGTTGGTAATGCAAATGACATTAAATTGTTAACTATATATCCTAATTGGATAACCTCTTCAGAGTTAGTCTCTATATTAAATACCTTTGCACTTATAACAGTATCTAAAGATGTTTTCTCGCTAAAAATTTGGATATCCTTATTTTTAAATTTCTCATCATCAACTACAAGTTTTAGAATCCCGTTCGCACTTTCTGACTCAAAATTAGTTAATAAGTCTTTATCAAGGATATTAGAAGGATTTTTAGAAAGATCATTACCGATTGCATTTAGGTCAAAATCTTTTTCTGGCGAATCTTCGTTATTTATTATGATTTCATTAATCTCTAAATCACGATTCTCAGGATAATTTTCTCTAACTGATATTTTTATATATCTAATATTACTAATATCTAAATTGTCTTGGCCTCAGTATCTAAACCCAGTTTTATTTTCATCATATAATCCTGTAATTACGTTTTCAAGTTTTTCATTACTGTTATTTCTAGGTATTTCAAATACTCTTCATCAATTATTTTTATCCCTAGAAACTTCTACTAAGAGATTTCTGGGGAAATTATAGCTGTTTTCTGATGTGAATATTTTTAATGAATTTATATGGATATTTTGAGATAAATCATAAATAATATATTTTCCATTTGTTGGTGATTTAAAAATATTGCTTGTTTCTAAATCATTATCAAATTCATTATTTAATTTTGAGTCAATTTTATTATTAAAGTTTGTTTCAACAATATTTCCGAAATTTGTTTTTTCTGATGTTAGCACTTCTAAAGAATTAAAATTAATAGTAATTTGAGAATCTTGCGAATTCTTAATTATTAAATACCTTCCCTTAATACCTTTATATAGGTTATCTAAATTAGAAATTTCCTCTCAAACACTGCCGTTTGAAGAGACAAAGAATCTAAGTCCACTAGATTCAAAATTTGCTTTAATTTGATTTATTTTAAGTATTTGTTCAAAATCTAAACCAATAAATTCATTAGGTTGAATTGCAATTTCTTTAGATGTTGAAAAATCAGAATTTATAAGTTTATATAACCAAGCTTCCTTAATAGCACTAAATTCATTTTTCTTTGTTTCATCAGATATGTATACCAAATTATTTTGTGGTAGTTCTTTATCCACAATATCAACAGAACGTAACGCTCATCATCTATTACTATTTTGAGTAGAAAGAATCCTTATACCATTCATTTTTCCAACATTCTCTGGTACAGAAATTCATGTTTGAAGATTATCATTATCGCTAGATAACTCTTCAGTTATGTCAGTATAAGTGTCGTTTACGATTTTTTGTATTTTAAAATGTCTTAAAACTTCATCTCTACTTTGTAAAATTCTAATTGTTTTAATTTCTTTAAAATCATTAAACAAAATATCAAGATGATCATTTTGCATTATATTTCCATTATTACCAGCATGACTCATTCAAACGTATGATGATTCGTCGTTATCTGTTATGAATTCAAATCTATTGTTTCTTGCCGAGTCATTAATAGATGGGTTACTTGGTATAGCAAGATTTGTGCTTTTTACTGTAAAGGTTTGCTCTTGATGTTTTTGAGGACCCCCTGCTTTAAAGGTTCCTAAACGCCATCAAGCATTTCTCTCTGTATCAATAACTAATTTTATTTTTTGAGTAAAAGCATACCCAGTAACAATTTGTTTTCTACTACCATCTAGCTGATGTGATCCAAATCTTTTTCAACTATTTGAAGCTTCATCAAAATATTCAATATGAAAATTTGTGTGAACATCAGAAGATCTAGAAGCACCTTGTTCAACTAATACTCTAGTTATTTCTCTTTTTGAGGGGTAGGAAATACTTACTGATGAGTTTTGTCTCATTTTATCAATGCTATGAGATGTTAGTCATCATTCTGAATTAGGGTTATTATCAAAAATATTTCTATTTTCATGCCCGTTTCTCGTTTGTATATTTGGAGTATCTGCTGAATTGAGAGTTGCGTCAGTATATCATTTTTCCTCAATAATTTCTTGATCTCTATCATTAACTACAAAGTTAAATATTCTAATTCATCCATCATCGGGGTTTTGAGATAAGTTTCTAACTCTTACAGATTTAACATTTTTTATATTTAATGAATCAATAGTTACTGGACTAAATGTACCACGCGGAGCTCTCCTTACCTCTCCTATTTGTTGTCACTCTGTATCACCAAGCAATTTATATTCAAAAACATAATTGTAAAAGTGATCACTTCCATCGCCCATTTTAACATAAATTTTATTTAATGTGATTGGCTTTGAAAATTCGGTTCCAAAATAGTCGTTTTCTCTAATTTTATTTGAGTATCCATCAAAAACAGACACTTGATTATTAGATTTAAATAAAACTTTATCAGTTGAAGTACCATATGCTAAATTAGCATTTTTTCCTCTACTACTAATAAATTCGTGTTCAACCTCATCTATAGATCTATCGATTGAAAAACCATATGAATTCTTTATTAATACTCACAATTTTTTTAAGCTTGGTAAAAGTTTTTCTGCACCACCATTAAAGGTTAAGTTCTTTTTAGGTAACTTTAAATCATTAATTTCAGAAATTAATTTTTGTGCATAAAATACACTTTCATTTAATTCTGAAAAAAGATTGTTTTTATTGTATAAAAGTGCTGAGTCTAAGAATAAAAAGGCTTGACTAATCATTGATATTTTATTTAATCAAGGCTTAATAGAATCGGTGAACTCTACTTCATGTTTTTTTAATATATCAGTATCATTCTTTAATTTTGAAAAAATCTTTCTCAATTCTTTCAAGTCTTCTTCTTGATAGGTGTTGTTTTGAACTTTTTGATAAAAGACCTCAAAAAATGATTCAAAAGAAGAACTCTCAGAAACTGTTATAACTTCGTTTTCATGTTTGTTAAATTTTTTAATATGTTTTGAAACATTAATAAAACTATCTATTATAGGGTCATTAATGCTTTCAAGATTTAAAATTGATCTTATTTCTTTTCTAATTGAAAAACTAGACGTATCATTGTTTTCTTTAAAAATATTCGAAAACTGATGCACAAAAAAATCGTTAATTGATTTGTTTGATCCAAGATTCAATATATAAGAGTTGATATTTTCTAAATGGCTATATGAAAGAGAAAAAGAGTTGTGTAAATTTAGATTTAATAAACCTTCATTAAATGCTTCAGGCCAATTTAAGATAAGATTTGCCTTTTTATGTGTTTCTCTGTAAAAATTATCGATAAAGTCATTATTTATAACGTTATATTTCTTATCCCCAGACATTACAACAAATACGTTTTCATTGTAATTAGCTAAGTTACTTAGATTATTGATATCCGATTGATTATTGGTAAAGTAATAAATCTGATTATTTACGTGTTTTAAATCCTTAATTGAAGATAATCAATTTGTAATGTCATTTAAAAATCTTATTTCTAAATCACTATTAATTCTATTTCCATCAATTGAATTAAAAGCAAATGACTTAATACCAAGGTCAATTAATTGATTAATTTTACTCTTCACCAATTCTAAATCAAATTCATAATAACTGCCAGATGAAATAGGTTCGTTGCCAAAAACATTTAACCCGTAAATAAAATCAATATTCTCCGATAAAGCAAAATTATTTAGCTCTTTAACGTTCTTTAAATCTTCCTCATTGTAAAGAGTTCTTCAATCACTCCAGTTTTTTAAGTTTTGTTTATTAAAATAAGAATATTTGTTAAATCCGTGTTTTTTAGCATTTAAAATATTGCTTTTTATAACTTCATTAGAGAAAGTTGAAGAATCTTGAATTACTCTATTTTTTACAGCGAAGAAATCATTTAAAACAAAATCTTGAGTTACATTATTATCTAAACTTTCAATAATGTCTTTTATCTTTTCAAAAGAATAAAATAGACCATTATCACTATTTGATTGTATAAAAAATAAATTATTTTTAGATTCTATAAAGTACTCATCATTGTGTTCTGTTGAAAAATTAAATAAGATACTATTTGAAATGAATGTTGAATCAACAAGTTCGTTTTGGAAGCGCAAATCACTTATGAAAATGTTAGTTGCTTCATTATCAATTTTTTCTGAGATAGTAACATCAAATCCTTTAGAAGTTAAAAAGGCATTGAAAGAATCAAGTTCTTTTAGATTATTAGAAAATGCAATTATATTGATCTTATTTTTTAAAATGCTATAACTATTTTTATAAGAAATAGATTTTGCCAAAACATTTAAAGAAAAATTATTTTCTACATTTTTTTCAGATGAGTCGTTATTAGATGCGGAAATGAATAGTGGTGAAGCAAAAATTGGAGACAAAGCAAAAATAGTTTTAAAGATTCTTTTTTTACTAATTTTCATCTTATGCCTCCTTTTTGTCAACAATTATTGTATAAATTTTATATTCACCAAAATCATTATATGAAATAACTTTATAAGTTTTTTGCTTTTCTTTCTCACTAACCACATACTTAACTGTAGTTGTTGCATTTGTAAAAATCTTAAAGTTATCATCGAAATCTTGTGAATTAATATTAATTATTTCTGAATTACTTTTATATTTAACTCCGTTATACTCGTACTCGAAAATATCATTACTTTGACTGAAATTTAATATATCTTGTTTATCAATCCCTTTAAATGCAATATTTGTTATACCTAAAATGTGATTTCTTCCTTGGTTATCTTGAGCTGGTTCTCAATGAATTCTAATTCAATTTGTTTTAACGGTCTTAAAAGAAATTACCTTTGCATGAGCTGTATTTGCTAAAGTTCCGGACATTCCCACCATTGGCCCTAAATCTTCGTCTGTTATTTTATCTTGATTTTCTACATTAATTCAATTCTCTCCATCTTTTGAGTATTGAACAAAAATTCTCTTAGGTAACTTACCACTTGAGTTTCCTTGGCTAGCATGAAGTCAAAAATTTACTTCAAACCTCGAAATATTTGTTGGTTCTTCTCAATGAAAAACTAAATTT from Mycoplasmopsis canis PG 14 includes:
- a CDS encoding MGA_1079 family surface serine endopeptidase translates to MNKTKVKNKLLAILAGSSILALTACTTNNAINPSKESKKQESQEYNEITAYFDQQDRSLNNIKEVVLGDYFNQTFNQKEFNKNLINFLNFYKKILNLPIEKANIDSYNDESFNKDEINASLKKFDEIVNTNILDFSTITLSLVNEITETYNKLLSKNKKIENFNSSLLDFKLTLVDFGIDPKTFEKFIQKNFSEIVGKKEEVLNNILNINVLYEEISSIFTEFSSNKDVLQSEITKFSLLQEKLKETSNLEELKTELEALKKDILNNLKNNNLVSNDATKLKKSVLDLIEENNKLTEDQKTELKNKLENSRSSIEVKNIRKEIEVITSNINSKINEIIDSSASQFLSEENKQYLKIYLQTFDNFNEIESFETSFALVSENFSQVLDKINSIKNKISNSQLKPQSIFEFYKLKAEYDKYIKDEKVYSIKFSNLDETKEKLTQLITSLSTLKENDNTITDTSKTVENLFSEEAQSKLKYNLNDNLSNFDLKTYLFSASINKENNKMYLVEGDTDLIDYEVRNIALKEDDKNTLVLTIEATLKPNPSIRATLTKEVNGFTNDINTEISKISFSNLDELYNINYEYAQSFTNEEINSLTNNEEINKILDSKLNGVANFFGYKLKDNRIQVEANKLKSTVLITFGEQTIKEIELSSQNDLTFRDASKTKEQYQDEKNLEKVNKIINGTADLFLSEIKFKESSTKNHSYYLASQAKEAFENEYYMPKFGKYEIFIKNVATANNQIGHAQVELWYKENGVEAPLPTENYLRNKRKNIYYFRRQSIDDIQPINHKFFTADDFTTTTNSSVPQADIDMFNNITEANFNFRKAFGKTYNDKTSIGYRSLNIDDFIEQEAFRKFEYFITLDRATNRSGANLDQEEFVPFNAPLYSKEITITNDNDRINRIKNNYYVYAFDFEKVGRRGLNFKLGFINKANNSIRYKLDKTFSLINIVNDYEQILYPEIILNNIKRSDLQINNELLSSKSAYDFSNDLEALNQAITINAQDGFLKHNNFKIKKDKFKIVEIKRINNNTAFVRFGTEKYDHSLKNNEVVHEKVDIKSKTWFKISGFKNSLPEQNNPIQNLDFENSNLETTVTETGILRKRIIEQYWKDLNWTLNEEKNIASWTFDKKYIEKTFLNNSRKRKLNLHIYGYRFVNDFRKNDRIKSEIDGLNFQLDFEELLTKQTVIKEYTIPSTTIKSNQVPEIKVKIVFIWNPEKGIDVSLIIPGRDNKIVISQPESVKFSSDTEVFNKDRAFVMLPGGSKVSIEYENDVEDEDFGLITNKFDYNDVDYNQLNQPILFSNKIEDLMNRTTYNPNQNVSFKLNNGYKTNLDHIRLKDHRKDPYIASVWARTMRYTQGTATMIGKVSKDPKDGRFYMLTNHHVQGMDDKVNNWEDYSGENFLKEYTNTADRRLKLYFNVPYEYVGNNINPGPNTDGRGWGYSYVSDNVRNPGFSVSTTLVWTGRKQLDKYTGTKTIDADLTVIVWDINPIIKALKARGMMHVAKHIENWFNLPELKFNWQGSKYSFIPGPHTKDIVHIGYPLGDQSGYINHRAKTTENSVAVSIQNDYSFVRITGGNSGSGFFIGENEYASTLYGGHLGRELYGRNYDTEEFNYFGINWNNEDPLTLKNKRSFGSMILRANVKDPNAYALPWFFKEVK
- a CDS encoding beta-N-acetylglucosaminidase domain-containing protein → MKISKKRIFKTIFALSPIFASPLFISASNNDSSEKNVENNFSLNVLAKSISYKNSYSILKNKINIIAFSNNLKELDSFNAFLTSKGFDVTISEKIDNEATNIFISDLRFQNELVDSTFISNSILFNFSTEHNDEYFIESKNNLFFIQSNSDNGLFYSFEKIKDIIESLDNNVTQDFVLNDFFAVKNRVIQDSSTFSNEVIKSNILNAKKHGFNKYSYFNKQNLKNWSDWRTLYNEEDLKNVKELNNFALSENIDFIYGLNVFGNEPISSGSYYEFDLELVKSKINQLIDLGIKSFAFNSIDGNRINSDLEIRFLNDITNWLSSIKDLKHVNNQIYYFTNNQSDINNLSNLANYNENVFVVMSGDKKYNVINNDFIDNFYRETHKKANLILNWPEAFNEGLLNLNLHNSFSLSYSHLENINSYILNLGSNKSINDFFVHQFSNIFKENNDTSSFSIRKEIRSILNLESINDPIIDSFINVSKHIKKFNKHENEVITVSESSSFESFFEVFYQKVQNNTYQEEDLKELRKIFSKLKNDTDILKKHEVEFTDSIKPWLNKISMISQAFLFLDSALLYNKNNLFSELNESVFYAQKLISEINDLKLPKKNLTFNGGAEKLLPSLKKLWVLIKNSYGFSIDRSIDEVEHEFISSRGKNANLAYGTSTDKVLFKSNNQVSVFDGYSNKIRENDYFGTEFSKPITLNKIYVKMGDGSDHFYNYVFEYKLLGDTEWQQIGEVRRAPRGTFSPVTIDSLNIKNVKSVRVRNLSQNPDDGWIRIFNFVVNDRDQEIIEEKWYTDATLNSADTPNIQTRNGHENRNIFDNNPNSEWWLTSHSIDKMRQNSSVSISYPSKREITRVLVEQGASRSSDVHTNFHIEYFDEASNSWKRFGSHQLDGSRKQIVTGYAFTQKIKLVIDTERNAWWRLGTFKAGGPQKHQEQTFTVKSTNLAIPSNPSINDSARNNRFEFITDNDESSYVWMSHAGNNGNIMQNDHLDILFNDFKEIKTIRILQSRDEVLRHFKIQKIVNDTYTDITEELSSDNDNLQTWISVPENVGKMNGIRILSTQNSNRWWALRSVDIVDKELPQNNLVYISDETKKNEFSAIKEAWLYKLINSDFSTSKEIAIQPNEFIGLDFEQILKINQIKANFESSGLRFFVSSNGSVWEEISNLDNLYKGIKGRYLIIKNSQDSQITINFNSLEVLTSEKTNFGNIVETNFNNKIDSKLNNEFDNDLETSNIFKSPTNGKYIIYDLSQNIHINSLKIFTSENSYNFPRNLLVEVSRDKNNWWRVFEIPRNNSNEKLENVITGLYDENKTGFRYWGQDNLDISNIRYIKISVRENYPENRDLEINEIIINNEDSPEKDFDLNAIGNDLSKNPSNILDKDLLTNFESESANGILKLVVDDEKFKNKDIQIFSEKTSLDTVISAKVFNIETNSEEVIQLGYIVNNLMSFALPTNINKKLLEIIITWKDDLPIINEILPIDKSSSIVDKSELQNLIETEPENFTNWINVDKEKFNLVKNKAKKVIDSGFVSQSSIEDLKNNLRFIISHAELKSNGTLLEEAIKEKINNKNNFYTSKSFSKYLNLVNKIETSLKDLDNFSINDESESINLLGEAKNSLEFSVKQRAIASDLFNMHKQINRDMYKSNGLEELDSKAEDLRKSLLESNFTPANYFDLIQEYYRVYNSLEYNYTGFEISSLKKLLKEAKEISSRDSVNWENAIRNLNKAISETESILEKENNDLSFIQQESNKLVLSLNEYKNTKTSILKPLDNYLEHNYLHLFDLMVPESTVSYNNSLTNAYNAIQKNNISEQKVFDFIKEIENSKKEFKIQKDVVRSKIAMISDKIIEDQLIQRLNSLSNNENDILNFLNDVYNLNDINYKNELIKYKEVLNNLIKNIDNKNVYNIFSERIQRAYNHNILDEIKKDIILYNKENSKNEEYSKTTNKTFIVLGVLFTIVTLGVLGGFFVKKYLPKKKNN